In one window of Kitasatospora sp. MMS16-BH015 DNA:
- a CDS encoding D-alanine--D-alanine ligase family protein yields MSIEQNTPHPGASGAVKPRVAIVFGGRSSEHGVSVSTAASVFAAIDRTKYEVLPVGITHEGRWALVQEPSGISLAAGNVPDVEQIAESAEGQLALPGYPAVREVLWSEPGATPKALGEVDVVLPLLHGPWGEDGTLQGLLELSGVPYVGSGVLASAVGMDKEYTKRLLESNGLYVGEYTVIRPRDWEGEAGRAAARERVAALGLPVFVKPCRAGSSIGITKVKDLADLDGAIEEARRHDPKVIVERGVAGREIECGVLDTPEGPKASLPAEVLVGGDFEFYDFEAKYVDSSEVQIPAALTEAETAEIRRQALIAFEALSCEGLARVDFFLLEDGRWMVNEINTMPGFTPISAYPKMWEATGLPYAELIDRLLTAALSRSTGLR; encoded by the coding sequence ATGAGCATCGAACAGAACACCCCGCACCCGGGCGCTTCGGGCGCCGTCAAGCCGCGCGTCGCGATCGTCTTCGGCGGACGCAGCTCCGAGCACGGCGTCTCGGTCTCCACGGCCGCCAGCGTGTTCGCCGCGATCGACCGCACCAAGTACGAGGTGCTGCCGGTCGGCATCACCCACGAGGGCCGCTGGGCGCTCGTTCAGGAGCCGAGCGGGATCTCGCTGGCGGCGGGCAACGTCCCCGACGTGGAGCAGATCGCCGAGTCCGCCGAGGGCCAGCTCGCGCTGCCGGGCTACCCGGCCGTCCGCGAGGTGCTCTGGTCCGAGCCCGGCGCCACGCCGAAGGCGCTCGGCGAGGTGGACGTGGTGCTGCCGCTGCTGCACGGCCCCTGGGGCGAGGACGGCACCCTCCAGGGCCTGCTGGAGCTCTCCGGCGTGCCGTACGTCGGCTCCGGCGTGCTGGCCAGCGCGGTCGGGATGGACAAGGAGTACACCAAGCGCCTGCTCGAATCGAACGGGCTGTACGTCGGCGAGTACACCGTGATCCGCCCGCGCGATTGGGAGGGCGAGGCCGGCCGGGCCGCCGCCCGCGAGCGGGTGGCCGCGCTCGGCCTGCCGGTCTTCGTCAAGCCCTGCCGGGCCGGCTCCAGCATCGGCATCACCAAGGTCAAGGACCTGGCCGACCTGGACGGCGCGATCGAGGAGGCCCGCCGCCACGACCCCAAGGTGATCGTGGAGCGCGGGGTGGCCGGCCGGGAGATCGAGTGCGGCGTGCTCGACACCCCCGAGGGCCCGAAGGCCAGCCTGCCGGCCGAGGTGCTGGTCGGCGGCGACTTCGAGTTCTACGACTTCGAGGCCAAGTACGTCGACTCCTCCGAGGTGCAGATCCCGGCGGCGCTGACCGAGGCCGAGACGGCCGAGATCCGCCGCCAGGCCCTGATCGCCTTCGAGGCGCTCAGCTGCGAGGGCCTGGCCCGGGTGGACTTCTTCCTGCTGGAGGACGGCCGCTGGATGGTCAACGAGATCAACACCATGCCCGGCTTCACCCCCATCTCGGCCTACCCGAAGATGTGGGAGGCCACCGGCCTGCCGTACGCGGAGCTGATCGACCGCCTGCTGACGGCCGCGCTGAGCCGGTCTACCGGCCTGCGCTGA
- a CDS encoding DUF3515 domain-containing protein, with amino-acid sequence MTALRALRAMPAPVRWATPALALLGCAGLLVGGWTGPEQLAPPTPGPSVAQYCEALDKALPNELLGHKRSDPEPASPYTAAWGSSPRTVLRCGIIRPDYLDNDWSARSPEVNDVQFGMGEDGHGGYFFVTSQVKAYVEIHVPKGAYPNYADPLSSLTDAIKATIPAGIPSVSAGR; translated from the coding sequence ATGACAGCTCTCCGCGCGCTGCGCGCCATGCCCGCCCCGGTCCGCTGGGCCACGCCCGCGCTCGCGCTGCTGGGCTGCGCCGGTCTGCTGGTCGGCGGCTGGACGGGGCCGGAGCAGCTCGCGCCGCCGACGCCCGGCCCGAGCGTCGCGCAGTACTGCGAGGCGCTGGACAAGGCACTGCCGAACGAGCTGCTCGGGCACAAGCGGTCCGACCCGGAGCCCGCCTCGCCGTACACCGCCGCCTGGGGCAGTTCACCCCGGACGGTGCTGCGCTGCGGGATCATCCGGCCCGACTACCTGGACAACGACTGGAGCGCCCGCTCCCCCGAGGTCAACGACGTGCAGTTCGGCATGGGCGAGGACGGGCACGGCGGGTACTTCTTCGTCACCTCGCAGGTGAAGGCGTACGTGGAGATCCACGTGCCCAAGGGGGCCTACCCCAACTACGCGGACCCGCTGAGCTCGTTGACCGACGCGATCAAGGCCACGATCCCAGCGGGTATCCCGTCCGTCAGCGCAGGCCGGTAG
- a CDS encoding Lrp/AsnC family transcriptional regulator translates to MVQAYILIQTEVGKATAVARSITEIEGVVQAEDVTGPYDVIVRAEAETMDDLGRMVVAKVQQVEGITRTLTCPVVHL, encoded by the coding sequence GTGGTACAGGCATACATTCTGATCCAGACCGAGGTCGGCAAGGCCACCGCCGTGGCCCGGTCCATCACCGAGATCGAGGGCGTGGTGCAGGCCGAGGACGTCACCGGCCCGTACGACGTCATCGTCCGCGCCGAGGCCGAGACCATGGACGACCTGGGCCGGATGGTCGTCGCCAAGGTCCAGCAGGTCGAGGGCATCACCCGCACCCTCACCTGTCCGGTGGTGCACCTCTAG
- a CDS encoding thiamine-phosphate kinase, with protein MQGTVGELGEFGLIRELTARLPLTPAVDLGPGDDAAVVKAPDGRVVATTDVLIEGRHFRRDWSTAYDVGRKSAAQNLADVAAMGAVPTAILLGLVAPADLPTTWATELMDGLRDECQVAGAAVVGGDVVRGETITLAITALGDLQGRKPVKRSGAQVGDVVAVTGWLGWSAAGLTVLSRGFRSPRAFVEAHRRPEPPYHAGPAAAELGATAMIDVSDGLVADLGHVAAASAVDIDLRAADFDVPAQMADIGQAVGVDPLVWVLSGGEDHAIVATFPSSAQLPARWRVIGRVVRPASPARGGQVTVDGAPWDAAGGWDHFAAE; from the coding sequence ATGCAGGGGACCGTGGGCGAGCTCGGCGAGTTCGGCCTCATCCGGGAGCTGACGGCACGGCTGCCGCTGACCCCGGCCGTCGACCTCGGTCCGGGCGACGACGCCGCCGTGGTGAAGGCACCGGACGGCCGGGTGGTCGCCACCACCGACGTGCTGATCGAGGGCCGGCACTTCCGCCGGGACTGGTCCACCGCGTACGACGTGGGCCGCAAGTCCGCCGCGCAGAACCTCGCCGACGTGGCCGCGATGGGCGCGGTGCCGACCGCGATCCTGCTGGGGCTGGTCGCGCCGGCCGATCTGCCGACCACCTGGGCCACCGAGCTGATGGACGGTCTGCGGGACGAGTGCCAGGTGGCCGGGGCTGCCGTGGTGGGCGGGGACGTGGTGCGCGGCGAGACCATCACGCTGGCGATCACCGCGCTCGGCGACCTCCAGGGGCGCAAGCCCGTCAAGCGCTCGGGTGCCCAGGTGGGTGACGTGGTGGCGGTGACCGGCTGGCTGGGCTGGTCGGCGGCCGGGCTCACCGTGCTCTCCCGAGGCTTCCGCTCCCCGCGCGCCTTCGTCGAGGCGCACCGCCGCCCCGAGCCGCCGTACCACGCGGGCCCGGCCGCCGCCGAGCTCGGCGCCACCGCGATGATCGACGTGAGCGACGGCCTGGTGGCCGACCTGGGCCACGTCGCCGCGGCCAGCGCGGTGGACATCGACCTCAGGGCCGCCGACTTCGACGTGCCCGCGCAGATGGCCGACATCGGCCAGGCCGTCGGGGTCGACCCGCTGGTCTGGGTGCTCTCCGGCGGCGAGGACCACGCGATCGTGGCCACCTTCCCCTCCAGCGCCCAGCTGCCGGCCCGCTGGCGGGTGATCGGCCGGGTGGTCCGCCCGGCGAGCCCGGCCCGCGGCGGCCAGGTCACGGTGGACGGTGCCCCCTGGGACGCGGCGGGCGGATGGGACCACTTCGCGGCCGAGTGA
- a CDS encoding 6-phosphofructokinase, which translates to MRIGVLTSGGDCPGLNAVIRSVVHRGTDVHGDEILGIEDGFLGLIEGRARPVSHDDVTGLLTLGGTILGSARVQRERINWAVDNCERLAADLGIDALIAIGGEGTLTAAKMFSDAGLPVVGVPKTIDNDIDATDMTFGFDTAVHVATEAIDRLKTTAESHQRVMVVELMGRHTGWITLTAGMAAGAHGILIPEKPFDIEAVSRMIEERFQRGKKFAIIAVAEGAKPAPGTLRFDHGEVDQFGHQTFGGIGNRLAGELESILGKEARPVILGHTQRGGTPTALDRVLATRFGWHAVEAVHKGAFGHFTALRGTDIELVPVAEAVTQLKTVPPDRWAESEAVL; encoded by the coding sequence ATGCGTATCGGCGTCCTGACCAGCGGTGGCGACTGCCCCGGCCTCAACGCGGTGATCCGCTCCGTGGTGCACCGGGGCACGGATGTGCACGGGGACGAGATCCTCGGCATCGAGGACGGCTTCCTCGGCCTGATCGAGGGCCGGGCCCGCCCGGTCTCGCACGACGACGTGACCGGTCTGCTCACCCTCGGCGGCACCATCCTCGGCTCGGCCCGGGTCCAGCGCGAGCGGATCAACTGGGCCGTGGACAACTGCGAGCGGCTGGCCGCCGACCTGGGCATCGACGCGCTGATCGCGATCGGCGGCGAGGGCACCCTGACGGCGGCCAAGATGTTCAGCGACGCCGGGCTGCCGGTGGTCGGCGTGCCGAAGACCATCGACAACGACATCGACGCCACCGACATGACCTTCGGCTTCGACACCGCCGTCCACGTGGCCACCGAGGCGATCGACCGGCTCAAGACCACCGCCGAATCCCACCAGCGGGTGATGGTGGTCGAGCTCATGGGCCGGCACACCGGCTGGATCACGCTCACCGCCGGGATGGCGGCCGGTGCGCACGGCATCCTCATCCCGGAGAAGCCCTTCGACATCGAGGCCGTCTCCCGGATGATCGAGGAGCGCTTCCAGCGCGGCAAGAAGTTCGCCATCATCGCCGTCGCCGAGGGGGCCAAGCCGGCCCCCGGCACGCTCCGCTTCGACCACGGCGAGGTGGACCAGTTCGGCCACCAGACCTTCGGCGGCATCGGCAACCGGCTGGCCGGCGAGCTGGAGTCCATCCTCGGCAAGGAGGCCCGCCCGGTCATCCTCGGCCACACCCAGCGCGGCGGCACCCCCACCGCCCTCGACCGCGTCCTCGCCACCCGCTTCGGCTGGCACGCCGTCGAGGCCGTCCACAAGGGCGCCTTCGGCCACTTCACCGCCCTGCGCGGCACCGACATCGAACTCGTCCCCGTCGCCGAGGCCGTCACCCAGCTGAAGACCGTCCCGCCGGACCGCTGGGCGGAGTCGGAAGCCGTGCTCTGA
- the thiD gene encoding bifunctional hydroxymethylpyrimidine kinase/phosphomethylpyrimidine kinase, with protein sequence MTPAPPRVLTIAGSDSGGGAGIQADLKAMLALGVHGMSVITAVTAQNSLGVQGYWELPAEAVRAQYRSVVDDIGVQAVKTGMLASIELVETVSELLTGVGAPVVVDPVGVSKHGDALLAAEAVATLRERLLPVATLATPNLHEVTQLTGLTVAGERDMRPAAEAMLALGPRWALIKGGHLEGEAADLLLGPDGVEHWYRAPRHDNRHTHGTGCTLASSIAAELAKGAEVPEAVAAAKAYVTGAIAAGFALGAGIGPVDHGWRTR encoded by the coding sequence ATGACACCTGCACCCCCTCGCGTCCTGACCATCGCCGGCTCCGACAGCGGTGGTGGCGCCGGCATCCAGGCCGACCTCAAGGCGATGCTCGCGCTCGGCGTGCACGGCATGAGCGTGATCACCGCCGTCACGGCGCAGAACTCGCTCGGGGTGCAGGGCTACTGGGAGCTGCCCGCCGAGGCCGTCCGGGCGCAGTACCGCAGCGTGGTGGACGACATCGGGGTGCAGGCCGTGAAGACCGGCATGCTCGCCTCGATCGAACTGGTGGAGACCGTCTCGGAGCTGCTCACCGGCGTCGGCGCCCCGGTGGTGGTCGACCCGGTCGGGGTCTCCAAGCACGGGGACGCGCTGCTCGCCGCCGAGGCGGTGGCCACCCTGCGCGAGCGGCTGCTGCCGGTGGCCACCCTGGCCACGCCCAACCTGCACGAGGTGACGCAGCTCACCGGCCTGACCGTCGCCGGGGAGCGGGACATGCGGCCCGCCGCCGAGGCGATGCTCGCGCTCGGCCCGCGCTGGGCCCTGATCAAGGGCGGCCACCTGGAGGGCGAGGCCGCCGACCTGCTGCTCGGCCCGGACGGCGTCGAGCACTGGTACCGCGCTCCGCGCCACGACAACCGCCACACCCACGGCACCGGCTGCACCCTGGCCAGCTCGATCGCCGCCGAGCTCGCCAAGGGCGCCGAGGTGCCCGAGGCGGTGGCCGCCGCCAAGGCCTACGTCACCGGCGCCATCGCGGCCGGCTTCGCCCTCGGCGCGGGCATCGGCCCGGTCGACCACGGCTGGCGCACCCGCTGA
- the rpmB gene encoding 50S ribosomal protein L28, translating into MAANCDVCGKGPGFGNNISHSHRRTRRRWNPNIQTVRAVIGRTPKRLNVCTSCIKAGKVSR; encoded by the coding sequence GTGGCTGCCAACTGCGACGTCTGCGGCAAGGGGCCGGGCTTCGGCAACAACATCTCCCACTCGCACCGCCGTACCCGTCGTCGTTGGAACCCCAACATCCAGACGGTGCGCGCTGTGATCGGGCGTACGCCGAAGCGGCTCAACGTCTGCACCTCGTGCATCAAGGCCGGTAAGGTCTCGCGCTGA
- a CDS encoding DAK2 domain-containing protein, translated as MLDTIDASTVRTWCRLALAALGQAREEIDALNVYPVPDGDTGTNLYLTLESAAVAVEEQYAGEGEPGLAAVVGAMARGALIGARGNSGVILAQLLRGMAEELSLGGEPERLRAALLRAADSAYQAVAEPVEGTLLTVAAAAAQAAAVGDGLADTADTAYRAARRALQQTPDQLDVLAEAGVVDAGGRGLVAILGALADAVSGQTPMGPLALRQELGLSLVDLPGCEGHERPPGLGHPAFEVIYLLDAPDEALPALRGRLAGLGDSLVIGGGDGLWNVHVHVDDAGAAVEAGVEAGRPYQIRITHFAEAAARAGERAGAEPQGRAVLSVVSGSGLAELCEQAGAAVLLADPDRPPASAELAEALRRCAAREVVLLLNDPELRAAAGAAADQLREEGVRIAVLPTRSPVQGLAALAVHENSRRFDEDVVAMTSAAGATRYAELAVAEGESWTMAGVCQAGDVLGLIDGDVAVIGADLLETGSTVLARMLAAGGELVTLVLGAGAPATLADQLVAHARRQRPEVDTVVFAGGQEAAPLLIGVE; from the coding sequence GTGCTGGACACGATCGACGCCTCGACCGTCCGCACCTGGTGCCGGCTCGCGCTCGCCGCGCTGGGGCAGGCCCGGGAGGAGATCGACGCGCTGAACGTCTACCCGGTGCCGGACGGGGACACCGGGACCAACCTCTACCTGACGCTCGAATCGGCCGCCGTCGCGGTGGAGGAGCAGTACGCGGGGGAGGGGGAGCCCGGGCTCGCGGCCGTGGTCGGCGCGATGGCGCGCGGGGCGTTGATCGGGGCCCGGGGCAACTCCGGGGTGATCCTGGCGCAGCTGCTGCGCGGGATGGCCGAGGAGCTGAGCCTGGGTGGTGAGCCCGAGCGGCTGCGGGCCGCCCTGCTGCGGGCCGCCGACTCCGCGTACCAGGCCGTGGCCGAGCCGGTGGAGGGCACGCTGCTCACCGTGGCGGCCGCCGCCGCCCAGGCCGCCGCCGTCGGCGACGGGCTGGCCGACACCGCCGACACCGCCTACCGGGCCGCCCGCCGGGCGCTCCAGCAGACGCCCGATCAGCTGGACGTGCTGGCCGAGGCCGGGGTGGTGGACGCGGGCGGCCGCGGCCTGGTGGCCATCCTCGGGGCGCTGGCCGACGCCGTCTCCGGGCAGACCCCGATGGGCCCGCTCGCGCTGCGCCAGGAGCTCGGGCTGAGCCTGGTCGACCTGCCGGGCTGCGAGGGGCACGAGCGCCCGCCCGGCCTGGGCCACCCCGCCTTCGAGGTGATCTACCTGCTGGACGCCCCGGACGAGGCGCTGCCCGCGCTGCGCGGCAGGCTGGCCGGGCTCGGCGACTCGCTGGTGATCGGCGGCGGGGACGGGCTGTGGAACGTGCACGTCCACGTGGACGACGCGGGCGCCGCCGTCGAGGCCGGCGTGGAGGCCGGGCGGCCCTACCAGATCCGGATCACCCACTTCGCCGAGGCAGCCGCCCGGGCGGGGGAGCGGGCCGGGGCCGAGCCGCAGGGGCGGGCCGTGCTCAGCGTGGTCTCCGGCAGCGGCCTGGCCGAGCTCTGCGAGCAGGCCGGCGCCGCCGTGCTGCTCGCCGACCCGGACCGCCCCCCGGCCAGCGCCGAGCTGGCCGAGGCGCTGCGCCGCTGCGCCGCCCGCGAGGTGGTGCTGCTGCTCAACGACCCCGAGCTGCGGGCCGCCGCCGGGGCCGCCGCCGACCAGCTGCGCGAGGAGGGCGTGCGGATCGCCGTGCTGCCCACCCGCTCGCCCGTCCAGGGGCTGGCCGCGCTGGCCGTGCACGAGAACTCCCGCCGCTTCGACGAGGACGTGGTCGCGATGACCTCCGCCGCCGGGGCCACCCGCTACGCCGAGCTGGCCGTCGCCGAGGGGGAGTCCTGGACGATGGCCGGGGTCTGCCAGGCCGGCGACGTGCTCGGCCTGATCGACGGGGACGTGGCCGTGATCGGCGCCGACCTCCTGGAGACCGGCAGCACCGTGCTCGCCCGGATGCTCGCGGCCGGCGGCGAACTGGTCACCCTCGTCCTCGGCGCGGGCGCCCCCGCCACCCTGGCCGACCAGCTGGTGGCGCACGCCCGACGCCAGCGCCCCGAGGTCGACACCGTGGTCTTCGCGGGCGGCCAGGAGGCGGCTCCGCTGCTCATCGGGGTGGAGTAG
- the recG gene encoding ATP-dependent DNA helicase RecG, whose translation MSALDEPLTKLVGDRTAKVLADSLKLRTVGDLLHHYPRRYVERGQLTSLDDLEVDEHVTVLARIEKVTLIPFKARKGDRLEVVVTDGRGRLSLVFFNQGWRQKELRPGAQGLFAGKVGVFNRSRQLASPDYQLIDEEEGGGAAEQFAGRLIPVYPASAQLPSWKLSLCVETALTKHLGDLRDPLPEELRTRHDLIPLAEAVELIHRPRSQADRERAQERLRWDEAFVLQTALAQRRAEDGARPAFARKGVADGLLDAFDARLPFTLTEGQQKVCGEIFAELATEHPMHRLLQGEVGSGKTLVALRAMLRTVDSGGQAVLLAPTEVLAQQHHRSIVEMMGDLAEGGSLFGSEIGTKVVLLTGSMGVPARRQAMLDMASGDAGLAIGTHALIEDKVQFQDLGLVVVDEQHRFGVEQRDALRAKGEQPPHLLVMTATPIPRTVAMTVFGDLETSVLDQLPAGRSPISTHVVPALEKPNFLARAWERVREEVGKGHQAYVVCPRIGDEPEDGKKKRKATPDDPEDLGAGSDEKRPPLSVVETAEKLVKGPLAGLRVEILHGRLAPEAKDEVMRRFSAGEVDVLVATTVIEVGVNVPNSTVMVIMDADRFGVSQLHQLRGRVGRGSAAGLCLLVSEMPAGSSARARLDAVAATLDGFELSRIDLEQRREGDVLGQAQSGVKSSLKVLSVLEDEEIIATAREEATRLVAADPTLAAHPALRETLAGLLDEDRAAFLDKG comes from the coding sequence ATGTCTGCCCTGGACGAACCCCTGACCAAGCTCGTCGGCGACCGCACCGCGAAGGTGCTGGCCGACAGCCTCAAGCTGCGCACGGTCGGCGACCTGCTGCACCACTACCCACGGCGGTACGTGGAGCGCGGCCAGCTCACCAGCCTGGACGACCTGGAGGTCGACGAGCACGTCACCGTGCTCGCCCGGATCGAGAAGGTCACCCTGATCCCGTTCAAGGCCCGCAAGGGTGACCGGCTGGAGGTGGTGGTCACCGACGGGCGCGGCCGGCTCAGCCTGGTCTTCTTCAACCAGGGCTGGCGGCAGAAGGAGCTGCGGCCCGGCGCCCAGGGCCTCTTCGCCGGCAAGGTGGGCGTCTTCAACCGCAGCCGCCAACTCGCCTCGCCCGATTACCAGTTGATCGACGAGGAGGAGGGCGGCGGAGCCGCCGAGCAGTTCGCCGGCCGGCTCATCCCGGTCTACCCGGCCAGCGCCCAGCTGCCCAGCTGGAAGCTCTCGCTCTGCGTCGAGACGGCCCTCACCAAGCACCTCGGCGACCTGCGCGACCCGCTGCCCGAGGAGCTGCGCACCCGGCACGACCTGATCCCGCTGGCCGAGGCCGTCGAGCTGATCCACCGCCCGCGCAGCCAGGCCGACCGCGAGCGCGCCCAGGAGCGCCTGCGCTGGGACGAGGCCTTCGTGCTCCAGACGGCGCTGGCCCAGCGCCGGGCCGAGGACGGCGCCCGCCCGGCCTTCGCCCGCAAGGGCGTGGCCGACGGCCTGCTGGACGCCTTCGACGCCCGGTTGCCGTTCACCCTCACCGAGGGGCAGCAGAAGGTGTGCGGCGAGATCTTCGCCGAGCTGGCCACCGAGCACCCGATGCACCGGCTGCTCCAGGGCGAGGTCGGCTCTGGCAAGACCTTGGTCGCGCTGCGGGCCATGCTGCGCACGGTGGACAGCGGCGGCCAGGCCGTGCTGCTCGCGCCCACCGAGGTGCTCGCCCAGCAGCACCACCGCTCGATCGTCGAGATGATGGGCGATCTGGCCGAGGGCGGCTCGCTCTTCGGCTCCGAGATCGGCACCAAGGTGGTGCTGCTGACCGGCTCGATGGGCGTGCCCGCGCGGCGGCAGGCGATGCTCGACATGGCCAGCGGCGACGCCGGGCTGGCGATCGGCACCCACGCGCTGATCGAGGACAAGGTGCAGTTCCAGGACCTCGGCCTGGTGGTGGTGGACGAGCAGCACCGCTTCGGCGTGGAGCAGCGCGACGCCCTCCGGGCCAAGGGCGAGCAGCCCCCGCACCTGCTGGTGATGACGGCCACGCCGATCCCGCGCACCGTGGCGATGACGGTCTTCGGCGATCTGGAGACCTCGGTGCTCGACCAGCTCCCGGCCGGGCGCTCGCCGATCTCCACCCATGTGGTGCCGGCCCTGGAGAAGCCCAACTTCCTGGCCCGGGCCTGGGAGCGGGTCCGCGAGGAGGTCGGCAAGGGCCACCAGGCGTACGTGGTCTGCCCCCGGATCGGGGACGAGCCGGAGGACGGCAAGAAGAAGCGCAAGGCCACCCCGGACGACCCCGAGGACCTCGGCGCCGGCAGCGACGAGAAGCGGCCGCCGCTCTCGGTGGTGGAGACGGCCGAGAAGCTGGTCAAGGGCCCGCTGGCCGGGCTGCGGGTGGAGATCCTGCACGGGCGGCTGGCGCCGGAGGCCAAGGACGAGGTGATGCGGCGGTTCTCGGCGGGCGAGGTGGACGTGCTGGTCGCCACCACGGTGATCGAGGTCGGCGTCAACGTGCCGAACTCCACCGTCATGGTGATCATGGACGCCGACCGGTTCGGCGTCTCCCAACTGCACCAGCTCCGCGGCCGGGTCGGCCGCGGCTCGGCGGCCGGCCTCTGCCTGCTGGTCAGCGAGATGCCGGCCGGCTCCTCGGCCCGGGCCCGGCTGGACGCGGTGGCCGCCACCCTGGACGGCTTCGAGCTCTCCCGGATCGACCTCGAACAGCGCCGCGAGGGCGACGTGCTGGGCCAGGCCCAGTCCGGGGTGAAGTCCTCGCTCAAGGTGCTCTCCGTCCTGGAGGACGAGGAGATCATCGCCACCGCCCGCGAGGAGGCCACCCGCCTGGTCGCCGCCGACCCGACCCTGGCCGCCCACCCTGCCCTCCGCGAGACCCTGGCGGGGCTGCTGGACGAGGACCGCGCAGCCTTCCTCGACAAGGGATAG
- the rsmD gene encoding 16S rRNA (guanine(966)-N(2))-methyltransferase RsmD yields the protein MTRVIAGTAGGRRLAVPPGRSTRPTSDKAREAMFSTLESLRGTIHGVRMLDLFGGSGAVGLEALSRGAEHVLLVEADASAAKVIRENVKTLGLPGAEVRADKAERVVAGAPPQAPYDLVFLDPPYVVPDDTLREMLITLRSGGWITEDALVTVERSTRGGEFGWPEGFEGLRSRKYGEGTLWYGRAAVEVDQHS from the coding sequence ATGACCCGCGTGATCGCCGGCACGGCCGGTGGCCGCCGCCTCGCCGTGCCGCCCGGCCGCAGCACCCGCCCGACCTCGGACAAGGCCCGGGAGGCGATGTTCTCCACGCTGGAGTCGCTGCGCGGCACGATCCACGGGGTCCGGATGCTCGATCTGTTCGGCGGGTCGGGGGCGGTCGGCCTGGAGGCGCTCAGCCGGGGCGCCGAGCACGTGCTGCTGGTGGAGGCCGACGCGAGCGCCGCCAAGGTGATCCGGGAGAACGTGAAGACCCTGGGCCTGCCCGGCGCCGAGGTGCGGGCCGACAAGGCCGAGCGGGTGGTCGCGGGGGCGCCGCCGCAGGCTCCGTACGACCTGGTCTTCCTGGACCCCCCGTACGTGGTGCCGGACGACACGCTGCGGGAGATGCTGATCACACTCCGCTCTGGGGGCTGGATCACGGAGGACGCACTCGTCACCGTGGAACGCAGCACCAGGGGCGGAGAGTTCGGCTGGCCGGAGGGCTTCGAGGGCTTGCGTTCGCGCAAGTACGGCGAGGGCACCCTCTGGTACGGTCGCGCCGCCGTCGAGGTCGATCAACACTCGTAG
- the coaD gene encoding pantetheine-phosphate adenylyltransferase: MRRAVCPGSFDPITNGHLDIIERASKLYDVVHVAVLINKNKQGMFTIEERIALIEETTAKLGNIVVESHAGLLVDFCRDRGIPAIIKGLRAVSDFDYELQMAQMNHGLTGVETLFVPTSPTYSFLSSSLVKEVASYGGDVSHLLPELVHRRLVERIAERRG; the protein is encoded by the coding sequence ATGCGCCGCGCCGTCTGCCCCGGGTCCTTCGACCCGATCACCAACGGCCACCTCGACATCATCGAGCGTGCGTCCAAGCTCTACGACGTGGTCCACGTCGCCGTGCTGATCAACAAGAACAAGCAGGGGATGTTCACGATCGAGGAGCGGATCGCGCTCATCGAGGAGACCACCGCGAAGCTGGGCAACATCGTGGTGGAGTCGCACGCGGGCCTGCTGGTGGACTTCTGCCGGGACCGCGGCATCCCGGCGATCATCAAGGGCCTGCGGGCGGTCAGCGACTTCGACTACGAGCTGCAGATGGCCCAGATGAACCACGGGCTGACCGGGGTGGAGACGCTCTTCGTGCCGACCTCGCCGACGTACAGCTTCCTCTCCTCCAGCCTGGTGAAGGAGGTCGCCTCGTACGGCGGCGATGTCTCCCACCTGCTGCCGGAACTGGTGCACCGTCGGCTGGTCGAGCGGATCGCCGAACGCCGGGGCTGA